One genomic segment of Suttonella sp. R2A3 includes these proteins:
- the tldD gene encoding metalloprotease TldD — protein MSELWIADTALSLDDISVGIAKLSFRGIDDADVFIQRARQETWALNEGKVKTADYSASAGLGVRALSGEQTGFAYADGLTPVLLDDAVAAARAIARHGQSVTHAVHAQAQTAAALYPALDPLAQWTAEQKVALLHRADEYARRRDSGVVDVSVSLSGSYEEMLVMGLDGRFATDLRPLVRFNVSVVIERNGRRESGFSGGGGRDGYACFFSDEQVLAYVDEALTQAQLNHQAVAAPAGQMPVVLGNGWPGILLHEAVGHGLEGDFNRKKTSVFSGKIGEQVCSPLCSVIDDGTLAGRRGSLSVDDEGTPSAHNVLIENGVLKGYMQDRLNARLMGTSLTGNGRRESYAHLPMPRMTNTYLAAGHHHREEMIESVTRGIYAETFGGGQVDITNGQFVFAATQAYLIENGKLTTPVKGVTLIGSGLQAMQAVSMVGDDLAFDSGIGVCGKQGQSVPVGVGQPSVKIDELTVGGTAL, from the coding sequence ATGAGTGAGTTATGGATTGCTGATACAGCGCTGAGCCTAGACGATATCAGTGTGGGTATCGCAAAACTGTCGTTTCGTGGGATCGATGATGCCGATGTGTTTATTCAGCGCGCGCGCCAGGAAACGTGGGCATTGAATGAGGGCAAGGTCAAGACGGCCGATTATTCGGCATCAGCCGGTTTGGGTGTGCGTGCCTTATCGGGTGAGCAAACGGGGTTTGCTTACGCTGATGGTTTAACTCCTGTGTTACTTGATGATGCGGTAGCAGCGGCTAGAGCGATTGCGCGCCATGGACAGAGCGTGACCCATGCGGTTCATGCGCAAGCACAAACGGCTGCTGCACTCTATCCTGCGCTTGACCCACTGGCGCAATGGACAGCTGAGCAAAAAGTGGCGTTGCTGCATCGCGCCGATGAATATGCCCGACGTCGCGATTCAGGTGTGGTTGATGTCAGCGTATCACTTTCAGGCAGCTATGAAGAGATGCTGGTGATGGGGCTAGACGGTCGATTTGCCACCGATCTTCGTCCATTGGTGCGCTTTAACGTCAGTGTGGTGATTGAGCGTAATGGTCGGCGCGAAAGCGGCTTTAGTGGTGGCGGTGGTCGCGATGGCTATGCGTGCTTTTTCAGCGATGAGCAAGTGTTGGCGTATGTTGATGAGGCGCTCACACAAGCGCAGTTAAATCATCAAGCGGTTGCTGCACCGGCTGGACAAATGCCGGTAGTGTTAGGCAATGGTTGGCCGGGTATTTTATTGCATGAAGCGGTAGGTCATGGCTTGGAAGGCGATTTTAACCGCAAAAAAACTTCAGTCTTTAGCGGCAAAATTGGCGAGCAAGTATGCTCACCGCTATGTAGCGTAATTGATGATGGTACGCTTGCTGGACGCCGTGGTTCACTAAGCGTTGATGATGAAGGAACGCCGAGTGCGCATAATGTGTTGATTGAAAATGGGGTACTCAAAGGCTATATGCAAGATCGCCTCAATGCGCGTTTGATGGGCACCTCACTCACTGGTAATGGTCGACGCGAAAGTTATGCCCATCTGCCAATGCCGCGTATGACTAACACCTACCTTGCCGCGGGTCATCATCATCGTGAGGAGATGATTGAAAGTGTGACGCGTGGGATCTATGCCGAAACGTTTGGTGGTGGACAGGTGGATATCACTAATGGACAGTTCGTTTTTGCTGCCACTCAGGCGTATTTGATTGAAAATGGCAAGCTAACGACGCCGGTTAAAGGGGTAACCTTGATTGGTAGCGGACTGCAGGCGATGCAAGCCGTGTCTATGGTTGGTGATGACCTTGCCTTTGATAGTGGGATTGGTGTGTGTGGCAAACAGGGGCAAAGTGTCCCCGTCGGTGTGGGGCAGCCGAGCGTCAAAATAGATGAATTAACCGTAGGTGGGACCGCATTATGA
- the purM gene encoding phosphoribosylformylglycinamidine cyclo-ligase, with protein sequence MSQIDYKSSGVDKEAGYDTVRRIKDFAKATHNPRVLGQIGAFGAFYDLSGYQHPILVSGTDGVGTKLKVAFAMERYDTIGIDAVAMCVNDILCHGAAPQFFLDYLACGKLEPSVAADMVKGIAEGCSQAGAALIGGETAEMPGFYDDGEYDVAGFSVGVVEKDALIDGSRVQAGDSIIGLAASGFHSNGYSLLRKIFTDFTQEVEGKSVGEWLLTPTRIYVKSVLSALSKHRIHGLAHITGGGLPENLPRAYGAGLSAQIDTAKLPTLPLMSAISEHVSREECFGTFNMGIGFVLIVPAEERDAVLDTLRTEGEQAMLIGEMKSGDEPLVLI encoded by the coding sequence ATGAGTCAGATTGATTACAAATCCAGCGGGGTTGATAAAGAAGCTGGCTACGATACCGTGCGTCGCATCAAAGACTTTGCTAAAGCTACCCATAACCCACGGGTTTTAGGGCAAATTGGCGCCTTTGGTGCGTTTTATGATTTATCTGGCTACCAACACCCCATTTTGGTTTCCGGGACCGACGGCGTGGGCACCAAGCTCAAAGTTGCTTTTGCGATGGAGCGCTACGACACCATCGGTATTGATGCGGTGGCGATGTGCGTTAACGATATTCTTTGCCACGGCGCTGCGCCACAATTTTTCCTCGATTACCTCGCCTGCGGCAAACTTGAGCCGAGCGTGGCCGCTGATATGGTTAAAGGAATCGCTGAAGGTTGCAGCCAAGCCGGTGCGGCGCTGATCGGTGGAGAAACTGCTGAAATGCCTGGATTTTACGACGATGGCGAGTACGATGTCGCAGGGTTCTCAGTTGGTGTAGTTGAAAAAGATGCACTGATTGATGGCAGCCGCGTACAAGCAGGCGATAGCATCATCGGCTTAGCGGCGAGCGGTTTTCACAGTAATGGCTATTCACTGCTACGCAAAATATTTACCGATTTCACGCAGGAGGTTGAGGGTAAAAGTGTAGGCGAATGGTTACTCACCCCAACACGTATCTATGTTAAGTCAGTACTTAGCGCGTTAAGTAAACACCGTATTCATGGCCTGGCTCATATTACTGGTGGTGGATTACCAGAGAACTTGCCACGCGCCTATGGCGCTGGTCTATCCGCACAGATCGATACAGCCAAGCTACCAACGCTGCCGTTAATGTCGGCAATTAGTGAACATGTCAGCCGAGAAGAATGCTTTGGTACCTTCAATATGGGTATTGGTTTTGTGTTGATTGTGCCGGCAGAAGAACGTGATGCGGTGTTAGACACCCTGCGTACTGAAGGTGAGCAGGCAATGCTTATCGGCGAAATGAAGTCCGGTGATGAGCCATTAGTGCTGATCTAA
- a CDS encoding TldD/PmbA family protein, with product MILRDKQTLFDAAQWALECAKRCGADQARVSIGEQSGLSVDCRDHQLETLTRESDINVSLNVLRAGCAGSAQISDLSFSAIEQAASAACAASHYSEADDDLRLPDPEQYSTMSDADIEMLDVYDPSTNDVGMEALLAQAQACEAAARSDRRIINSDGASATAARQQGVYATSNGFMRHLLSSRQGLSVSVVASDGGGQQTDYAYSSTRHREDLESAEAIGKRAAQGAIAALNPQKITSGRYPVVLRYDMAASLIGHLLGALSGVQQYRGLSFLTGACGEQIVPSWLSIDEQPWLPRALASAPFDSDGLPASDAPIIKDGVIARYLLSLYAARRLNLPATGNGGGARNVRLLADDRHVKSFNDLLADIEDGVLITSLMGQGVNLLTGDYSRGASGLRIQQGKITHAVEGITIAANLKDMLQGISAIGDDVDYRGRIHAPSLRIDAMTVAQ from the coding sequence ATGATCTTACGTGATAAACAAACGTTGTTTGATGCTGCCCAGTGGGCGTTAGAATGCGCCAAACGTTGTGGTGCGGATCAGGCAAGGGTATCTATTGGCGAGCAAAGTGGGCTGAGCGTTGATTGTCGAGATCATCAATTAGAAACGCTGACTCGAGAAAGCGATATCAATGTATCGCTGAATGTGTTGCGCGCAGGGTGTGCCGGTAGTGCACAAATCAGTGATTTATCGTTTTCAGCCATTGAACAAGCCGCTTCTGCGGCGTGTGCGGCGAGCCACTACAGTGAAGCAGATGATGATTTGCGTCTGCCCGATCCTGAGCAATACAGCACGATGAGTGACGCTGATATTGAGATGCTTGATGTATATGACCCCAGCACGAATGATGTGGGTATGGAAGCACTCCTTGCTCAGGCACAAGCTTGTGAGGCTGCAGCGCGCAGCGATCGGCGAATCATCAACAGCGATGGCGCGAGCGCTACTGCAGCGCGACAGCAAGGTGTGTATGCCACCAGTAATGGTTTTATGCGGCATTTGCTCAGTTCACGACAAGGATTATCGGTGAGTGTGGTCGCTTCTGATGGTGGTGGGCAGCAAACCGATTACGCCTATAGCAGCACACGTCACCGTGAGGATCTTGAGTCCGCAGAAGCTATAGGTAAGCGGGCGGCTCAGGGCGCGATTGCCGCGTTAAACCCCCAAAAAATCACCAGTGGGCGTTATCCGGTGGTGCTGCGTTATGATATGGCAGCCTCACTGATCGGTCATTTGCTTGGGGCATTATCTGGTGTACAGCAATATCGGGGTTTAAGTTTTCTCACAGGCGCGTGTGGTGAGCAGATTGTGCCGTCGTGGCTGAGTATCGATGAGCAGCCTTGGCTGCCGCGCGCGCTAGCCAGTGCACCATTTGATAGCGATGGCTTGCCGGCAAGTGACGCACCGATTATTAAAGATGGCGTCATTGCACGTTACCTACTCTCGCTTTATGCTGCAAGACGCTTGAATTTGCCAGCAACTGGTAACGGTGGTGGCGCGCGTAATGTTCGTTTGTTAGCTGATGATAGGCATGTTAAAAGTTTTAACGATTTACTAGCCGATATTGAAGATGGCGTACTGATTACCAGCCTCATGGGGCAGGGCGTTAATCTCTTAACCGGCGATTATTCGCGCGGTGCAAGTGGTTTACGTATTCAACAGGGCAAAATTACCCATGCGGTTGAAGGGATTACGATCGCGGCGAACCTCAAAGACATGCTGCAAGGGATTTCTGCGATTGGCGATGACGTCGATTATCGTGGGCGTATTCACGCACCAAGCCTGCGCATTGATGCGATGACTGTGGCGCAGTAA
- a CDS encoding calcium/sodium antiporter, which translates to MPFSVIAIIIGLLALIWSADYFIDGAAGLARQYGMPPLLVGMVIIGFGTSAPEMVVSAFAAWQGTPGLALGNAYGSNIANIGLIIGVTALLMPIAVHSQVLKKEFPILLAVTGLAAWQVSDASITRLEAWGLLAVFFALMAWTIYQGMRHPNDYDRDDSPKLPVRRAWMMTVVGLLVLMAASRGMVWGAANIASHFGVDDLLIGLTVFAVGTSLPELASTLTAVRKNQPDIAIGNIIGSNLFNTLAVVGIAGIIHPMDVSPAIFTRDMPVMAAMTVILMLMGLQLSRRRGGRINRVEGALLLCAFIAYNAYLIHTILPASI; encoded by the coding sequence ATACCATTTTCTGTTATTGCCATTATCATTGGCCTATTGGCGCTCATTTGGAGCGCCGATTACTTTATAGACGGCGCTGCTGGTTTAGCCAGACAATATGGTATGCCGCCACTGCTGGTTGGTATGGTGATCATTGGTTTTGGCACCTCAGCACCAGAAATGGTCGTCTCAGCGTTTGCCGCCTGGCAAGGGACCCCAGGGCTGGCCCTAGGTAACGCCTACGGCTCTAATATCGCCAATATTGGCTTGATTATTGGCGTCACCGCGCTGCTTATGCCGATTGCCGTACATTCACAGGTATTGAAAAAAGAATTCCCTATCCTACTAGCGGTCACAGGACTTGCCGCGTGGCAGGTATCAGATGCCAGCATCACACGCTTAGAAGCTTGGGGGTTGCTTGCGGTATTTTTTGCCTTAATGGCTTGGACCATCTATCAAGGCATGCGCCACCCCAACGATTATGATCGTGATGATTCACCAAAGCTGCCTGTTCGGCGCGCGTGGATGATGACGGTTGTTGGCTTGCTCGTTCTAATGGCTGCCTCGCGAGGCATGGTTTGGGGTGCTGCAAATATCGCCAGCCACTTTGGCGTCGATGATTTACTGATTGGCCTAACCGTTTTTGCCGTCGGCACTTCGCTCCCTGAGCTTGCTTCCACCCTCACCGCGGTGCGTAAAAATCAGCCGGATATCGCCATCGGCAACATCATTGGTTCCAATTTATTTAACACCCTCGCCGTGGTTGGTATCGCCGGGATTATCCATCCAATGGACGTCTCACCGGCCATTTTTACCCGAGATATGCCGGTGATGGCGGCGATGACGGTTATTTTAATGCTGATGGGCTTACAGCTCTCACGCCGTCGCGGCGGTCGTATCAATCGAGTCGAAGGTGCACTGTTGCTTTGTGCATTTATCGCCTACAATGCCTATCTCATCCACACCATCTTGCCTGCTTCAATTTAA
- a CDS encoding DUF3488 and transglutaminase-like domain-containing protein: MIRWVSAPAYAEHISKRLWWQVMFAFVAASLPLWWFLPTVMSGLLILAVSAKMLALWCGQQRWAWAAMMLIVPIGLAQIYLDYPNQGLTFSFIALLALTGAGKLLESRNERDIQVLFLLELTLMMAFLMYSQGFLLFLYLLVALIIAVVVLIRVSQRRSEVVQFARWQEMVKLLGLALPFAMLLFFFFPRIDPLWGIPRHESRAVTGLPDEMQMGDLASLVQSNEIAFRVRFDGELPPPQERYWRGTVLWSFNGERWLQRDRDLRESPPYSYYWSASEYTYTLMPVKSSLKWLPALDRPLDVPQGLTRGAAYQIRLPETHKGPARYRLTSVLAYRGIEPLSDVDLRAALQLPEDLEMAQTRALAERLLRESGHDAGKFAEAFTRYIRSEPFYYTLEPPPGVGDVETFLFDWRMGFCEHYANALALAARSVGIPSRVVIGYQGGEVNPLNNDFVVREESAHAWVELWADGRGWFRVDPTAAVAPERIENARLSAENFSAGDDQRALGTRLADSLSAIAWLRHASDAAQAFWQDWVVDLNRAQQGSLFNALGLAQLTDGLLIVFMMVLTIGAVALLWVVWQRRARSDEDAVARAARRVLARCARRGELVLAGEEFSEFLRRMAEKQEGEQRSKWLRAAQHYQALRYHERGDSTRVIRELRQLRL; encoded by the coding sequence ATGATTCGCTGGGTCAGCGCACCAGCTTACGCTGAGCACATTAGCAAACGCCTGTGGTGGCAGGTGATGTTCGCCTTTGTTGCTGCATCGCTGCCGCTGTGGTGGTTTTTACCCACAGTAATGAGCGGATTATTGATTCTCGCTGTTAGCGCAAAAATGCTCGCCTTATGGTGTGGGCAACAGCGCTGGGCATGGGCTGCAATGATGCTGATTGTACCTATTGGGTTGGCGCAGATTTATCTTGACTATCCCAATCAAGGACTCACCTTTAGTTTTATTGCTTTGCTTGCGTTAACTGGCGCCGGAAAGCTGCTCGAATCGCGTAATGAACGCGATATTCAGGTGCTGTTTTTGCTTGAATTAACCCTGATGATGGCATTTTTAATGTATTCACAGGGTTTTTTGCTGTTTCTCTATTTGTTGGTCGCGCTCATCATCGCAGTAGTAGTGCTGATTCGTGTCAGTCAAAGGCGAAGTGAGGTGGTGCAGTTTGCGCGCTGGCAAGAAATGGTCAAATTATTAGGTTTGGCGCTGCCTTTTGCTATGTTGCTGTTTTTCTTCTTCCCACGCATCGATCCGCTTTGGGGTATTCCTCGCCATGAATCGCGCGCGGTTACTGGTTTGCCTGATGAAATGCAGATGGGGGATCTAGCCTCATTAGTGCAAAGCAATGAGATCGCGTTTCGTGTGCGGTTTGATGGTGAGCTACCACCACCACAAGAGCGCTATTGGCGTGGGACTGTTTTATGGTCGTTTAATGGCGAGCGTTGGTTACAGCGCGATCGTGATCTGCGTGAATCACCACCGTATTCTTATTATTGGTCAGCCAGTGAGTATACCTATACGCTGATGCCGGTAAAATCGTCGTTAAAATGGCTGCCGGCGCTCGACAGGCCGCTTGATGTGCCTCAGGGTTTAACGCGTGGTGCCGCATATCAGATTAGGCTTCCTGAAACACACAAAGGACCAGCGCGCTATCGATTAACGTCTGTGTTGGCGTATCGGGGCATTGAGCCGCTAAGCGATGTTGATCTCCGTGCGGCGCTCCAATTGCCGGAAGATCTTGAGATGGCACAAACTCGAGCCTTGGCTGAACGTCTATTGAGAGAAAGTGGACACGATGCGGGTAAGTTCGCTGAAGCGTTTACCCGCTATATCCGCAGTGAACCTTTTTATTACACCCTTGAGCCACCACCCGGGGTGGGTGATGTCGAAACCTTCTTATTTGATTGGCGGATGGGGTTTTGTGAGCATTATGCCAATGCCCTAGCTTTGGCCGCACGTAGTGTGGGTATTCCCTCTCGGGTGGTGATCGGTTATCAGGGCGGTGAGGTGAACCCGCTGAATAATGATTTTGTGGTGCGCGAAGAATCCGCTCATGCCTGGGTAGAGCTTTGGGCGGACGGGCGTGGCTGGTTTCGAGTGGATCCCACCGCAGCTGTTGCCCCAGAGCGTATCGAGAATGCCCGCTTAAGCGCTGAGAATTTTAGCGCAGGAGATGATCAGCGTGCGCTCGGCACACGCCTTGCTGATTCGCTCTCTGCCATTGCCTGGTTACGTCACGCTAGTGATGCGGCGCAAGCCTTTTGGCAGGACTGGGTGGTGGATCTCAATCGTGCGCAGCAGGGCAGTTTATTTAATGCGCTAGGGCTCGCGCAACTCACTGATGGGTTGCTGATTGTGTTTATGATGGTGCTCACCATCGGCGCTGTCGCTTTATTATGGGTGGTTTGGCAACGGCGGGCACGGTCTGACGAAGATGCGGTTGCGCGTGCGGCACGGCGAGTGCTTGCACGTTGCGCAAGGCGTGGCGAATTGGTGCTCGCGGGTGAGGAATTCAGTGAATTTTTGCGGCGGATGGCAGAAAAGCAGGAAGGGGAGCAACGTAGCAAATGGCTGCGCGCCGCACAACATTACCAAGCGTTGCGTTACCACGAGCGCGGTGACAGTACACGAGTGATTCGTGAACTCCGTCAGCTTAGGCTATAA
- the aspS gene encoding aspartate--tRNA ligase translates to MYRTHYCAEVTEQLDGETVRISGWVHRRRDHGGVIFIDLRDRSGLVQVVVDPDTEEAFNLAEQVRNEFCLTIEGRVRPRPEGTINADLASGKIEVLAKELTILSRSETPPFQIDEDDVSEEVRLRHRTIDLRRPQMQQNLILRSKVVSSMRRYLDNHGFLDIETPMLTKATPEGARDYLVPSRTHPGKFFALPQSPQLFKQMLMMSGFDRYYQIVRCFRDEDLRADRQPEFTQLDIEASFIAEEDLMAMMEEMVQGLFKEHMNVSFDAFPRMPYAEAIRRFASDKPDLRIPLELQDIDDLVKDCEFKVFAAPAKQADGRVVALNIPNGAQLTRKEIDTYTQYVGRYGAKGLAYIKVNDRSQGAAGLQSPIVKFLGDEVANAIVERVGAQDGDLIFFGADKATVVNDAIGALRVKVGHDLEMLTCDWAPLWVVDFPMFEYDEKTQRWYSMHHPFTAPSTDNLDELDTKPGEVNSRAYDMVLNGTEVGGGSIRIHDQAVQQRVFKSLGIDAEEAQEKFGFLLNALKYGCPPHGGIAFGLDRLIMLMAGAKSIRDVMAFPKTQTAYCLLTDAPADVSDAQLRELHIRRRQSTEQA, encoded by the coding sequence ATGTATAGAACGCATTATTGCGCTGAAGTTACCGAACAACTTGACGGTGAGACCGTACGCATTTCAGGATGGGTACACCGCCGCCGCGACCATGGTGGGGTCATTTTTATCGATTTACGCGACCGTAGTGGTTTAGTCCAAGTTGTGGTTGACCCGGATACCGAAGAGGCTTTTAACCTTGCCGAACAAGTGCGCAACGAATTCTGCTTAACCATCGAAGGCCGCGTGCGGCCACGTCCTGAAGGCACGATTAATGCCGATTTAGCCAGCGGCAAAATTGAAGTACTCGCAAAAGAACTCACGATTTTATCGCGCTCAGAAACGCCACCATTCCAAATTGATGAAGACGATGTTTCCGAAGAAGTGCGCCTGCGTCACCGTACCATTGATTTACGCCGCCCACAGATGCAGCAGAATTTAATTTTGCGTAGTAAAGTGGTTTCGAGCATGCGTCGCTACCTTGATAACCACGGCTTTTTAGACATCGAAACCCCGATGCTGACTAAAGCCACCCCTGAAGGTGCACGCGATTATTTGGTGCCTTCTCGTACGCATCCGGGTAAGTTTTTTGCTTTGCCTCAATCACCGCAGTTGTTCAAACAAATGCTGATGATGAGTGGCTTTGACCGCTATTACCAGATTGTCCGCTGTTTCCGTGATGAGGATTTACGCGCTGATCGGCAGCCGGAATTCACCCAGCTCGATATTGAAGCATCTTTTATCGCCGAAGAAGATCTCATGGCGATGATGGAAGAGATGGTTCAAGGTCTGTTCAAAGAGCATATGAATGTAAGCTTTGATGCGTTCCCGCGTATGCCTTATGCCGAAGCGATACGCCGATTTGCCTCTGATAAGCCTGATTTACGTATTCCGTTGGAACTGCAAGATATTGACGATCTGGTTAAAGACTGTGAATTCAAGGTCTTTGCAGCGCCTGCAAAACAAGCTGATGGTCGCGTGGTGGCGCTTAATATTCCAAACGGCGCTCAGCTAACCCGTAAAGAAATCGATACCTACACCCAATACGTTGGGCGTTATGGCGCGAAAGGTCTGGCGTATATTAAAGTCAACGATCGCAGTCAAGGCGCTGCAGGTCTGCAGTCACCGATTGTTAAATTCTTAGGCGATGAGGTGGCTAACGCGATTGTTGAGCGCGTTGGCGCGCAAGATGGCGATTTAATCTTCTTTGGCGCCGATAAAGCGACTGTAGTTAACGATGCTATTGGTGCGTTACGGGTTAAGGTTGGTCATGATCTAGAGATGCTGACCTGTGATTGGGCGCCATTATGGGTGGTTGATTTCCCGATGTTTGAATACGACGAGAAAACCCAGCGCTGGTACTCAATGCACCATCCATTTACCGCACCTAGCACAGATAACCTTGATGAGCTTGATACCAAGCCGGGTGAGGTCAATTCTCGCGCCTATGACATGGTGCTTAATGGCACAGAAGTCGGCGGTGGCTCGATTCGTATTCACGACCAAGCCGTCCAGCAACGCGTATTTAAGAGCTTAGGCATCGACGCTGAAGAAGCGCAAGAAAAATTCGGCTTCTTGTTGAACGCCCTGAAATACGGCTGTCCGCCGCATGGTGGGATCGCTTTTGGCTTAGATCGCTTGATTATGCTGATGGCGGGTGCGAAATCTATCCGCGATGTGATGGCGTTTCCAAAAACCCAAACCGCGTATTGCTTGCTCACTGATGCACCAGCTGATGTCAGCGACGCGCAGCTTCGTGAACTGCATATTCGCCGTCGGCAAAGCACAGAGCAGGCGTGA
- the dnaQ gene encoding DNA polymerase III subunit epsilon, with protein sequence MRQIIFDTETTGMNKGGHNVAEGHRIIEIGCVELVNRLPTGNHFHVYLKPDRSVDPEAVNVHGITDEFLADKPSFKEIAGQLWAYLNGADELIAHNMAFDQAFFDEEIRLLDGGSPLADRFHLIDSLEIARERHPGQRNNLDALCKRYNVDNRSRDLHGALLDAELLAEVYLRLTGGQNSLDLSMQAPSPQATAPGVIPEDQGSWVIASVSEAEQAEHQRILAEIGRQ encoded by the coding sequence ATGCGTCAGATTATTTTCGATACCGAAACCACCGGTATGAATAAAGGTGGCCATAACGTTGCCGAAGGTCATCGTATTATTGAAATTGGCTGTGTGGAGCTCGTGAATCGCTTGCCGACAGGTAATCATTTTCATGTCTATCTCAAGCCCGATCGCAGTGTTGATCCGGAAGCGGTGAATGTGCATGGGATTACCGATGAATTTCTTGCCGATAAACCGAGCTTTAAAGAGATCGCTGGCCAATTGTGGGCGTATCTGAACGGCGCTGATGAGCTGATCGCGCACAATATGGCCTTTGACCAGGCCTTTTTTGATGAGGAAATACGACTGCTCGATGGCGGCAGCCCGTTAGCTGATCGCTTTCATTTAATCGATTCGTTAGAGATTGCGCGTGAGCGACATCCAGGGCAACGCAACAATCTTGATGCCCTGTGTAAACGCTACAATGTCGATAACCGCAGTCGTGATTTACACGGAGCGTTACTTGATGCTGAATTGCTCGCCGAGGTGTATTTACGCCTAACCGGTGGGCAGAACAGTTTGGATTTGAGTATGCAAGCCCCAAGCCCCCAGGCTACGGCGCCTGGGGTAATCCCTGAGGATCAAGGCTCTTGGGTGATAGCGAGCGTGAGTGAGGCCGAACAGGCTGAGCATCAGCGTATTCTCGCTGAGATTGGCCGTCAATAA
- the purC gene encoding phosphoribosylaminoimidazolesuccinocarboxamide synthase, whose translation MDKKDLLYTGKAKAVYSTDDPNLVIIHYNDDATAGNGEKHDVIDNKGILNNQITTIIYQALNEAGIATHYRETLNEREQLCEKVEIIPLEVIVRNRIAGSMAKRLGIEEGTLPPNVIYELCYKNDALGDPLINDDHAVTLGAASYEELDVVYEMTDKINQTLDNLFADCSIILVDFKIEFGRNAQGNIVLADEISPDTCRLWDADTQEKLDKDRFRRDLGGLTNAYQDVLERLQAWSEMA comes from the coding sequence ATGGACAAAAAAGACTTACTCTACACCGGCAAAGCCAAAGCCGTTTACAGCACAGATGATCCGAATTTAGTGATCATTCATTACAACGATGACGCGACTGCGGGTAATGGTGAAAAACATGATGTTATTGACAATAAAGGGATTCTGAATAACCAAATTACCACCATCATTTACCAAGCCTTAAACGAAGCGGGCATTGCCACCCACTACCGCGAAACCCTTAACGAGCGTGAACAACTCTGTGAAAAAGTCGAGATCATTCCGCTGGAAGTGATTGTGCGTAATCGAATTGCCGGCTCGATGGCCAAACGCTTAGGTATTGAAGAAGGCACACTGCCACCCAATGTGATTTATGAGCTGTGTTATAAAAATGACGCCCTCGGCGATCCGCTGATTAACGACGATCACGCAGTTACCTTGGGTGCAGCAAGTTATGAGGAACTTGATGTCGTCTATGAAATGACGGACAAAATCAACCAAACACTTGATAACCTGTTCGCTGATTGCAGCATCATCTTGGTCGATTTCAAAATTGAATTTGGCCGCAACGCGCAAGGCAATATCGTCTTAGCCGATGAAATTTCTCCTGATACCTGTCGCCTGTGGGATGCTGATACCCAAGAGAAACTCGATAAAGACCGCTTCCGCCGTGACTTGGGCGGGCTCACCAATGCCTATCAAGATGTGCTGGAACGTTTACAGGCATGGAGTGAGATGGCATGA